The Corynebacterium renale genome includes a region encoding these proteins:
- a CDS encoding heavy metal translocating P-type ATPase: MDTPQLLPQARIDLGVTGMTCTSCSARVERKLNKLDGVNATVNFATETADVTYDPSQVSPEDLVAVIEKTGYGAFTLDSTSEEGTGDEPATDKTSAARDAHAEDLKKRLIISAVLAVPVFLLSMFPALQFTYWQWLAFALTGPIYFYGGLPFHRATIKNLRQFSFTMDTLISLGTTAAFAWSIWALFFGNAGEPGMVMHMSLTAHAESGMDEIYLESVAVVITFLLLGRWFETRAKGQSSQALRTLLDMGAKDAAVVKDGAVVRVDVDKLTVGDILLVRPGEKIPADGTVVDGTSAVDESMLTGESVPVEVTEGSAVTGATLNTSGRLLVEVTRVGEDSTLAALGRLVTDAQAKKAPVQRLVDKISQIFVPAVIAISVVTLVWHLAAGSGRADAFAAAVAVLIIACPCALGLATPMALLVGTGRGAQMGLIIKGPEILEQTQKADTVVLDKTGTVTTGNMQLIDATSGELLARAAAVEAGSEHPIAEAIVAGAAARGLTVPDATDFESTAGNGVRARVDGVVVSVVRPTESAVPPAAWAEVLAAQEAGRTPVAVLYDDVFAGLVVVADTPKESSAEAVAALRGLGLEPVLLTGDNEGAAKAVAAAVGIDHVIAGVMPDEKVDHVARLQEAGKNVAMVGDGVNDAAALATADLGLAMGAGSDVAIEASDITIMNNELRSAADAIRLSRRTLGTIRGNLFWAFIYNVALIPVAALGLLNPMFAGVAMSFSSVFVVLNSLRLRGFTSAFAG, from the coding sequence ATGGATACACCGCAGCTCCTCCCCCAAGCACGCATCGACCTCGGAGTGACGGGCATGACCTGCACGTCCTGCTCCGCGCGCGTCGAACGCAAGCTCAACAAGCTGGACGGTGTTAATGCGACAGTGAACTTCGCCACCGAAACCGCCGACGTCACCTACGACCCCAGCCAGGTGTCGCCGGAAGACCTCGTCGCGGTCATCGAAAAGACCGGTTACGGGGCGTTCACGCTTGACAGCACCTCTGAAGAAGGGACCGGTGACGAACCCGCCACCGACAAAACCTCGGCGGCCCGCGACGCTCACGCCGAAGACCTCAAGAAACGCCTCATCATTTCCGCCGTGCTGGCCGTCCCAGTGTTCCTGCTTTCCATGTTCCCGGCCCTCCAGTTCACGTACTGGCAGTGGCTCGCATTCGCTCTGACGGGGCCCATCTACTTCTACGGCGGGCTACCGTTCCACCGCGCGACCATAAAAAACCTGCGCCAGTTCAGCTTCACCATGGACACCCTGATTTCCTTAGGCACCACGGCAGCGTTCGCGTGGAGCATCTGGGCGCTCTTCTTTGGTAACGCCGGTGAACCGGGCATGGTCATGCACATGTCGCTGACCGCACACGCCGAATCCGGCATGGATGAAATCTACCTGGAATCCGTGGCCGTCGTCATCACGTTCCTGCTGCTCGGGCGCTGGTTCGAAACCCGCGCGAAAGGCCAGTCTTCGCAGGCACTGCGCACCCTGCTGGACATGGGTGCCAAGGACGCCGCTGTTGTGAAGGACGGCGCTGTGGTGCGGGTGGACGTCGATAAGCTCACGGTCGGAGACATCCTGTTGGTGCGCCCGGGTGAAAAAATCCCCGCCGACGGCACGGTCGTGGACGGCACCTCCGCCGTTGACGAATCCATGCTCACCGGGGAATCCGTGCCTGTCGAGGTCACGGAAGGGTCGGCGGTGACTGGCGCCACGCTGAACACGTCGGGACGTTTGCTCGTCGAGGTCACGCGCGTGGGCGAAGACTCCACGCTCGCCGCGCTCGGGCGCCTGGTCACCGACGCGCAAGCAAAGAAAGCGCCCGTGCAACGGCTTGTGGACAAGATCTCGCAGATTTTCGTCCCCGCAGTCATCGCGATTTCCGTGGTCACGCTCGTGTGGCACCTGGCCGCCGGCTCCGGACGTGCCGACGCATTCGCCGCCGCGGTCGCCGTCCTGATCATCGCATGCCCGTGCGCGCTCGGCCTCGCAACACCGATGGCGCTCCTCGTGGGCACCGGCCGCGGCGCGCAGATGGGGCTGATCATCAAGGGCCCGGAAATCCTTGAACAGACGCAGAAAGCTGACACCGTCGTCCTGGACAAGACCGGCACCGTCACCACCGGCAACATGCAGCTTATCGACGCCACCTCCGGTGAACTCCTCGCGCGTGCTGCCGCAGTCGAGGCCGGTTCCGAGCACCCGATTGCCGAAGCCATCGTCGCCGGCGCCGCAGCGCGTGGGCTCACGGTCCCAGATGCGACCGATTTCGAATCCACCGCCGGCAACGGTGTGCGCGCCCGCGTCGACGGCGTGGTGGTTTCCGTGGTCCGGCCGACCGAATCCGCCGTCCCGCCTGCAGCGTGGGCGGAGGTACTGGCAGCGCAGGAAGCGGGCAGGACGCCGGTTGCAGTGCTCTACGACGACGTCTTCGCTGGCCTGGTGGTCGTTGCCGACACGCCCAAGGAAAGCTCCGCCGAAGCAGTCGCTGCCTTGCGCGGCCTCGGCCTGGAGCCCGTACTCCTGACCGGCGACAACGAAGGCGCCGCCAAGGCGGTAGCCGCCGCCGTGGGGATCGATCACGTCATCGCGGGCGTCATGCCGGACGAAAAAGTAGACCACGTTGCCCGCCTGCAAGAAGCCGGAAAGAACGTGGCGATGGTCGGCGACGGCGTCAACGACGCGGCCGCGCTAGCCACCGCGGACCTTGGCCTGGCAATGGGCGCAGGTTCGGACGTCGCCATCGAAGCCTCCGACATCACAATCATGAACAACGAACTGCGCTCCGCAGCCGACGCCATCCGCCTCTCCCGGCGCACACTGGGAACCATCCGCGGCAACCTGTTCTGGGCGTTCATCTACAACGTCGCGCTCATCCCAGTCGCCGCCCTTGGGTTACTGAACCCCATGTTCGCGGGCGTGGCCATGTCGTTCTCGTCCGTGTTCGTAGTTCTGAACTCGCTGCGCCTTCGCGGGTTCACGTCCGCGTTCGCGGGGTAG
- the trxA gene encoding thioredoxin produces the protein MATVDITEDTFQETVSAEGIVLVDAWASWCGPCRAFAPTYEAESEKHDDVTFAKLDTEANQALAAALEIQAIPTLMAFRDGIMVYRDAGALPPAALEDLVKQVKGLDMDEVRRQVAEQNAQSES, from the coding sequence ATGGCAACCGTAGATATCACTGAGGACACCTTCCAGGAGACCGTCAGCGCCGAGGGCATCGTGCTCGTCGACGCATGGGCATCTTGGTGCGGCCCATGCCGCGCATTCGCGCCTACCTATGAGGCCGAGTCCGAGAAGCATGACGACGTCACCTTCGCCAAGCTCGACACCGAGGCCAACCAGGCGCTCGCCGCGGCCCTGGAAATCCAGGCGATCCCAACGCTCATGGCATTCCGCGACGGCATCATGGTCTACCGCGACGCTGGCGCCCTGCCGCCAGCAGCCCTGGAAGACCTGGTCAAGCAGGTCAAGGGCCTGGACATGGATGAAGTTCGCCGCCAGGTCGCAGAGCAGAACGCGCAGTCTGAAAGCTAA
- a CDS encoding PspA/IM30 family protein has product MANPFSKGWKYLMASFDQKIDENADPKVQIEQAINAAKAQHQEITEHAANIIGHQRQLEMKIDRLRKDQEFLQTQARQAITLADKAAGEGDQAKADEFNNTAEVFATQLVAVEQQLEEANTMHQQAAAATEQAKAQQRESEARLKEQLAQIDQLRNQVDQAKMQEKTNEAMGALTAQQDDSVPTLDGVREKIERRYANALGAQELTQNSVGSRMDEIAASGRDIKGAARLAEIRAQMQGDAPKAVESGDSGKDDAPIYPEVEDTK; this is encoded by the coding sequence ATGGCTAACCCATTTTCCAAGGGCTGGAAGTACCTCATGGCTTCGTTCGATCAGAAGATCGACGAAAACGCGGACCCAAAGGTCCAGATTGAGCAGGCAATTAACGCCGCGAAGGCGCAGCACCAGGAAATTACCGAGCACGCCGCAAACATCATCGGCCACCAGCGTCAGCTGGAGATGAAGATTGATCGTCTGCGCAAGGACCAGGAATTTCTGCAGACCCAGGCTCGCCAGGCCATCACCTTGGCTGACAAGGCCGCGGGCGAGGGCGACCAGGCGAAGGCCGACGAGTTCAATAACACCGCGGAGGTCTTTGCTACCCAGCTCGTTGCCGTGGAGCAGCAGCTCGAGGAAGCGAACACGATGCACCAGCAGGCCGCCGCCGCGACTGAGCAGGCGAAGGCGCAGCAGCGTGAGTCCGAGGCCCGCCTCAAGGAGCAGCTCGCCCAGATTGATCAGCTGCGTAACCAGGTTGACCAGGCGAAGATGCAGGAAAAGACCAACGAGGCTATGGGTGCGCTCACCGCACAGCAGGACGATTCCGTCCCGACTCTCGACGGCGTACGCGAGAAAATTGAGCGCCGCTACGCCAACGCACTTGGCGCGCAGGAACTGACCCAGAACTCCGTGGGTAGCCGCATGGATGAGATCGCAGCGTCGGGCCGCGACATTAAGGGTGCCGCACGCCTGGCAGAGATTCGTGCCCAGATGCAGGGCGACGCGCCCAAGGCCGTGGAGTCCGGGGACTCCGGCAAGGATGACGCGCCGATCTACCCCGAGGTCGAAGACACCAAGTAG
- a CDS encoding NYN domain-containing protein — translation MIERTIVYVDTSYLLASFYNSWETGARAQLEIDLPEVVSQLGRMIEEHLGQPIHRQYWYDGIPDSGPHRYQRALRTCNGVQLRAGQLIEWGERRTQKAVDTRLVADMVVAGVNQQFSDMVLVSGDADMIPGVNEACNHGARVHLYGFGWDSMSSALRHACDSTTILDPREDFADAMQLEVLEGPLPPVIPARPFGETEEPEEGGLTPIPEEKTQAAPAAGSTLSDASQPETPTTEEIAATADPAAGDAADAGDCPLPRPGAGFPTTQGGTITPGGEQHNPQEAFASPAEVARGTQAVHNQATSMVDRQLEEERQAAQTGGDKLPTPQHDAAPADAGDAEGQDADTSTPEGPRPAPKPSMMAPKRKLRSRYVPLPNEVWASAGFQTPFDVGQQYAAWWYDNAASADQRDQAHLLSGGGLPPEVDRPLLQFACETLHEYTLSESQRVNLRDGFHAGIRSVLITVRRSEQ, via the coding sequence ATGATTGAACGCACGATTGTCTATGTCGACACCTCTTATCTACTCGCTAGCTTTTACAACTCGTGGGAAACCGGTGCCCGCGCACAATTAGAGATCGACCTTCCGGAGGTAGTGTCCCAGCTCGGGCGCATGATTGAAGAGCACCTCGGCCAACCGATTCACCGCCAATATTGGTACGACGGCATCCCCGATTCCGGCCCCCACCGCTACCAGCGAGCACTGCGCACGTGTAACGGTGTGCAACTGCGGGCCGGGCAGCTCATTGAGTGGGGGGAGCGGCGCACGCAGAAGGCCGTCGATACGCGTCTTGTTGCCGACATGGTCGTCGCAGGTGTCAACCAGCAGTTCTCCGACATGGTCCTAGTCTCCGGCGACGCCGACATGATCCCCGGCGTCAACGAAGCCTGCAACCACGGCGCCCGCGTGCACCTCTACGGCTTCGGCTGGGACTCCATGTCCTCAGCACTGCGCCACGCCTGCGACAGCACCACCATCCTCGACCCGCGCGAAGACTTCGCCGACGCCATGCAGCTCGAAGTCCTCGAGGGCCCACTGCCACCAGTCATCCCGGCGCGCCCGTTCGGCGAAACCGAGGAGCCCGAGGAAGGCGGCCTCACCCCAATTCCAGAGGAAAAGACGCAGGCAGCCCCCGCTGCAGGAAGCACGCTTTCCGACGCTTCCCAGCCCGAAACGCCCACAACCGAAGAAATCGCCGCCACCGCCGACCCTGCCGCTGGCGATGCGGCCGACGCAGGAGACTGCCCGCTCCCACGCCCCGGCGCCGGTTTCCCCACCACCCAAGGCGGGACGATCACGCCCGGCGGCGAACAGCACAATCCGCAGGAAGCGTTCGCCAGCCCAGCCGAGGTGGCTCGCGGTACACAGGCGGTGCACAATCAGGCGACGTCGATGGTCGACCGCCAACTCGAAGAAGAACGCCAAGCCGCGCAGACTGGCGGCGACAAACTTCCTACGCCGCAGCACGACGCGGCACCTGCCGACGCCGGGGATGCCGAGGGCCAGGATGCAGACACATCCACGCCAGAGGGCCCACGCCCTGCACCGAAACCTTCGATGATGGCGCCCAAGCGCAAACTCCGCTCCCGCTACGTGCCACTACCGAACGAAGTGTGGGCTTCCGCTGGCTTCCAGACGCCTTTCGACGTCGGCCAGCAATACGCGGCCTGGTGGTACGACAACGCCGCCTCCGCCGACCAACGCGACCAAGCCCACCTCCTCTCCGGCGGTGGCCTCCCGCCCGAGGTGGATCGCCCACTTCTCCAGTTCGCGTGCGAGACACTGCACGAATACACCTTAAGCGAATCCCAGCGCGTTAACCTGCGCGACGGCTTCCACGCCGGTATTCGAAGCGTACTCATCACGGTTCGCCGCAGCGAACAGTAA
- a CDS encoding GntR family transcriptional regulator: MQTQTPLFRQVARLLEDGILDGEYTPGSAVPSSIWLSSFHGINPATARRGLNELIARGILIARRGQPAIVAPDAITALVASRKEELPAALAPLIDEATRVNMTQEELLELVSRVAESRGLYAVQG, encoded by the coding sequence ATGCAGACGCAAACGCCCTTGTTCCGTCAAGTCGCTCGCCTCCTTGAGGACGGCATCCTCGACGGCGAGTACACCCCCGGGTCCGCGGTCCCTTCCTCTATATGGCTGTCCTCATTTCACGGCATCAACCCCGCGACGGCCCGACGAGGCCTCAACGAACTCATCGCCCGCGGCATTCTCATTGCGCGTCGCGGCCAACCGGCGATTGTGGCCCCCGACGCCATCACAGCACTGGTCGCATCACGCAAGGAGGAATTGCCCGCGGCACTTGCCCCGCTTATCGACGAAGCAACGCGCGTAAACATGACCCAAGAAGAGCTCCTTGAACTCGTTTCACGAGTCGCCGAAAGTCGCGGTCTTTACGCAGTTCAGGGCTAG
- a CDS encoding class I SAM-dependent methyltransferase, with product MISRELATDWLQRWDDQQTKYIPNRRERFEVIADLIEVCIDKLNPVIVDLGVGPGSLTRHLQERIPDATIIGLDKDPVLLEMSRAMDYDVRNVDLNAPDWWEQAGIDATPDAFVSTTALHWLDAEGFAQVVGRCREVLASGGVFIDGDHFYHRPAAEARAEGAERAITLDGIGIALEEKAAERAGVSGNQSWEAWWEELAAVPEFAELLQQREAVYGDRQPAKPPTISQFHEMAADFRSSGCCWQHGADHILYAVK from the coding sequence ATGATCAGCCGTGAACTAGCGACCGACTGGCTACAGCGGTGGGACGACCAGCAAACCAAATACATTCCCAACCGCCGCGAACGGTTTGAGGTCATCGCTGATCTGATTGAGGTGTGCATCGATAAGCTCAACCCAGTGATTGTGGATCTGGGTGTGGGTCCCGGTTCATTGACCCGGCACCTACAGGAGCGAATCCCTGACGCGACAATTATCGGGCTGGACAAAGACCCAGTACTGCTGGAAATGTCGCGGGCCATGGACTACGACGTCCGGAACGTAGACCTGAATGCGCCAGACTGGTGGGAGCAAGCGGGCATTGACGCCACGCCCGATGCTTTCGTATCGACGACCGCACTGCACTGGTTGGACGCTGAGGGGTTCGCACAGGTGGTGGGCCGATGCCGCGAGGTCCTGGCTTCCGGCGGTGTGTTTATCGATGGAGACCACTTCTACCACCGACCTGCCGCCGAGGCACGCGCTGAGGGTGCAGAGCGAGCCATCACTCTCGACGGCATTGGGATCGCACTCGAAGAGAAAGCAGCCGAGCGTGCCGGCGTTTCCGGCAACCAGAGTTGGGAAGCGTGGTGGGAAGAGCTTGCTGCGGTTCCCGAGTTCGCGGAACTTCTGCAGCAGCGTGAGGCCGTGTACGGCGACCGGCAACCGGCGAAACCACCAACGATAAGCCAGTTCCATGAAATGGCAGCCGATTTCAGGTCTTCTGGTTGTTGTTGGCAGCACGGCGCCGATCACATCTTGTATGCGGTGAAATAG
- a CDS encoding ABC transporter substrate-binding protein has protein sequence MGIKHVLLTAAVIPALSLAACSQSDTTASTEASGDKQTITNCGFTMELEGPAQRAVTLRQGATETLLEMGLEDQMVGTSDLRTPVLEHNQAAFDSIPVLADGVPTIEQVMGADADAAISDRASYFTGQYAGTREELAEKGIVTFVSNTDCNKGKPAFDMLEQDYKELGQIFGKPEAADKLIEKQRAVIAENKDKIDGLEPVTMATIYSIYEGEIYSDGNMSTFQAVTDQLGQKNVFADVEDQRFSPGWEKFASLDPDWIVLGDLSTRGGPGDSPESKIEMLENNPATRNMKAVREGNYIVVPGAALDPSARSVEVLPLVADALKEAHK, from the coding sequence ATGGGTATTAAACATGTACTTCTCACTGCTGCAGTCATTCCAGCCCTAAGCCTGGCAGCCTGCAGCCAATCCGACACAACCGCGTCCACGGAAGCATCCGGCGACAAGCAGACCATCACGAACTGCGGCTTCACCATGGAACTGGAAGGCCCCGCGCAACGCGCCGTCACGCTGCGCCAAGGCGCCACCGAGACACTGCTAGAAATGGGACTCGAAGACCAGATGGTTGGTACCTCTGATCTGCGAACCCCCGTCCTCGAACACAACCAAGCCGCATTCGATTCCATCCCGGTCCTCGCCGATGGCGTGCCAACCATCGAACAGGTCATGGGCGCCGACGCTGACGCCGCGATCTCGGACCGCGCTAGCTACTTCACCGGCCAATACGCGGGCACGCGCGAGGAGCTCGCAGAAAAGGGCATCGTCACGTTCGTCTCGAACACTGACTGCAACAAGGGCAAGCCCGCTTTCGACATGTTGGAGCAGGACTACAAGGAGCTAGGCCAGATCTTCGGAAAGCCAGAGGCCGCAGACAAGCTGATCGAGAAGCAACGCGCAGTTATCGCCGAGAACAAGGACAAGATCGACGGCCTCGAGCCGGTTACGATGGCAACCATCTACTCCATCTACGAAGGTGAGATTTACTCCGACGGCAACATGTCCACCTTCCAGGCAGTCACGGACCAGCTGGGACAAAAGAACGTGTTCGCCGATGTCGAAGACCAACGATTCTCGCCGGGTTGGGAAAAATTCGCATCACTTGACCCCGACTGGATTGTCCTCGGCGACCTCTCCACACGCGGCGGCCCGGGCGACTCCCCTGAAAGCAAGATTGAGATGCTGGAGAATAACCCCGCCACCCGCAACATGAAGGCCGTCCGGGAAGGAAACTACATCGTCGTTCCTGGCGCTGCCCTCGACCCAAGCGCTCGCTCCGTCGAAGTGCTGCCACTCGTCGCCGATGCCCTAAAGGAGGCCCACAAATGA